The sequence TCAAAATCAGGTTTTCGAATACATTAAGATACTTCTCAAAAACAAAGTAACAGATAGCGAATTCTTAAAAATTGAAGAATTTTTAATTCAAAAACTGAATTGCAGTTTACCCACAAACTACAATAAACTTGCAACCCTAAAAAAAACTGAAACCCTTCTCCAAATTCTAAACAGACCTATTAGAATTTGCGGAATGGTTAAAAATGAAGGCGAACCTGGTGGAGGTCCATTTTGGGTTAAAGACAAAAACTATAATCTATCACTACAAATTGTTGAAAGTTCACAAATTGATTTAACAAATAATCATCAACTAAATATTCTTAAAAATGCTACTCATTTCAACCCTGTAGATTTAGTATGCGGAATAAAAGATTACAAAGGAGAAAAATTTAATCTTAATAATTTTATTGACATAAATACAGGTTTCATTGTTGATAAAAACAAAGACGGAAAACCTCTTAAAGGCTATGAACTTCCTGGCTTATGGAATGGAGCTATGGCATATTGGACAACCATTTTCGTCGAAGTTCCATTAACAACTTTCAATCCTGTAAAAACGGTAAACGACTTACTAAAACCAGCTCATCAACCTAAAAATGAATAAAGAAATCATTTTATCCGAATTAAAGTTTAAAGCAGTTAGAAGCAGTGGTGCTGGCGGACAAAACGTAAACAAAGTTTCTTCTAAAGTAGTATTATCGTTTGACATGATGAACTCTTCTGGATTATCTGAAAAAGAAAAAGAGTATTTAAATGAGAAAATTGCTAATAGATTTACTCTAGAAGGTATCCTAATTCTTAATTGCGATGAAGATAGAAGTCAAATAAAGAACAAAGAGCTTATTATAAAACGTTTTTTGAATTTAATTACAAATGGGTTAAAAAAAACAAAAATCAGAAGAGCAACAAAAGTTCCTAAATCTGTAAAAGAAAGAAGAATAAAACAGAAAAAAAACACAGGCTTAATTAAACAATCTAGAAGAAAACCCGAAATTTAAAAACATTAATAAATTCTAATTACAAAAAGCTTTTTTTAACTTTTTAATTTCAATAGTTTACTATCTTTGCCCTGTCTCAAAGGGGTGCTTTTATTTTACTTTCATTAAACAATGTAAGATTTAGGCTGAGATTATACCCATAGAACCTAGAACAGATAATGCTGTTTAGGGAACAGATGTTGTAAAACACTATTAACATAATTAATTTAAATTTCAGAATAATTACCCCTTTTATTCGTAGGCTTTAACGAATGAAAAATTTATTCAACACAAGAAAAACTAAAAATTTACTAAGTTTTTTTTTAGTTTTAATTTCAACTCTTCTTTTTGCTCAAGAACAAAAACAAGACAGTACCAAAGTAACTCAACTTGATGAAGTACTAGTATCCGCAGTAAGAGCGAACTCAAAACAACCAGTTAGTTTTACAAACATGTCAAAATCTGAAATCGCAAAACGCAATTTAGGTCAAGACATTCCAATGCTTTTAAACTATCTACCTTCAGTAGTTACAACTACAGACGCTGGTAATGGAGTTGGATATACTGGAATCAGAGTAAGAGGTAGCGATGCCACAAGAATAAACATAACAATTAACGGAATTCCGTACAACGACTCAGAATCTCATGGGACTTACTGGGTAAACATGCCTGATTTTGCTTCTTCTTTACAAAGTATTCAATTACAAAGAGGTGTTGGAACCTCAACAAATGGATCTGGAGCTTTCGGAGCAAGTTTAAATATGCTAACCGATTTAGCAGCTGAAAATGCAAACGGTGAAATTTCAAACTCATTTGGAAGTTTCAACACAAGAAAGCACACTGTAAAATTTAGCACAGGAAAAATAAACAATGGTTTTGAACTTTCTGGTAGACTTTCAAATATCCACTCAGATGGCTATATAGATAGAGCTTCATCAGATTTGAAATCGTACTTCCTTCAAGCTGCCTATTTTGAAGGTACAACATTAATTAAAGCATTAGCTTTTGGAGGAACCGAAAGAACTTATCAATCTTGGAATGGAATTGACCGAGAAACTTTTAACAGCAACCCAACTTTCAATTCTGCAGGGATGTATACTGATGAATTTGGAAACACACGTTACTATGATAACGAAACAGACAATTATCAACAAGACCATTATCAACTGCATTGGAACGAGAAATGGAGTGAAAACTGGAATAGCAATTTAGCAATTCATTATACTAAAGGAAAAGGATATTATGAAAACTACAAAGAAGACGAAGACTTTTCTGATTATAACCTTCAGCCTGTTTTAGGACAAACTTCTACAGATTTAATTCGTCAAAAATGGTTAGATAACGATTTCTACGGGACTACTTTCTCTACAAATTACAATAAAGATAATTTTGATTTTATTTTAGGAGGAGCTTGGAACAAATATGAAGGTGATCATTTCGGAAAAGTAATTTGGGCACGATATGCTTCAACTAGCGAACTAGATGACAAATACTATAATGACTATGGTACAAAAACAGATGGTAACTTATTTGCAAAAGCAAGCTATGAATTACCGTTTGGTTTAAGTCTTTTTGGAGATTTACAATACCGAACAGTAAACTATAAAGCAAATGGAGTTCAAACTAACCTAGTAGACGACACCTTTAATTTCTTCAATCCGAAAGCAGGTTTAACCTATAAAATATCAAACAAACAATCTGTTTTCTTTTCGTATGCTAGAGCAAATAGAGAACCTAACAGAACCGATTACAAAAACGGAACACCAAAACCAGAACAATTAGATGATTTTGAATTGGGCTGGAAATTTAATTCTTCGAAAGCAAAGCTTAACATTAACACTTATTTCATGAGCTACAAAGACCAATTGGTTTTAACTGGCGAACTAGATAATGTTGGAGCTCCTATTCGTAGCAATAGTGGTGATAGTTATAGAATAGGCCTAGAAGTTGAAGCAACAGTAATGCTTTCAAAAAATTGGATTATTGCACCAAATTTCACACTTAGTAAAAACAAAAACATAGATTTTTACACTGATGCATCAGGAACTTTAGAAAACATAGGAAACACAGACATTGCTTATTCTCCAGAAGTCATTATTGGTAACCAATTAATATTTAATGGATTTAAAAACTTCCAAATTGGATTATTATCAAAGTTTGTAGGCAAACAATACCTAAACAACACAAACGACAAAAGAGGAGTTTTAGCGGATTACTTTGTAAACGATTTTAATTTAATCTATACATTACCTATGACAAAGCTTGCTAAAGAACTAATTTTTACTGTTAATGCAAATAACATTTTCAACAAAAAATATGCTTCAAACGCTGCTGACTATGGTGGCGGTTATGTTTATTTCTATCCACAAGCAGGAGCTAATATCATGGCAGGATTAACGATTAAATTCTAAATAGAATACAATAATCTAAACAAAAAACCGACTTTAGTTTTACAACTAGAGTCGGTTTTTCTATATGATAAAAACTTATTATTGTAATAATCCTCTTGAAATAACAATACGTTGAATTTCAGAAGTCCCTTCATAAATTTGAGTAATCTTAGCATCACGCATCATACGTTCTACATGATATTCACTTACATAACCATTTCCACCATGAATTTGAACGGCTTCAATTGTTGTATTCATAGCTGTTTCGGAAGCAAATAATTTTGCCATAGCACCAGAATGTGAAATATCTTCACCATTATCTTTTTCAGTTGCCGCTTTCATACATAGTAAACGAGCAGCTGTAATTTGCACATGCATATCTGCTAATTTAAATGCAATTACTTGGTGTTGAAAAATTGGTTTTTTAAACGCAACACGTTCTTGAGCATATTTCAATGCCAACTCATAAGCACCTTGCGCTATACCTAATGCTTGTGAAGCAATTCCGATTCTACCTCCATTTAAGGTTGCCATAGCAAAAGCAAATCCAAAACCGTCTTCACCAATTCTATTTTCTTTAGGTACTTTTACATCATTAAACATTAAAGAATGAGTATCAGAACCTCTAATTCCCATCTTCTTTTCTTTCGGTCCAATTGAAAAACCTTCCCATCCTTTTTCAACTAAGAACGCATTAATTCCTTTATGCCCTTTTTCAACATCAGTTTGAGCAATTACAATATAAGTAGATGCAGTTCCTCCATTTGTAATCCAGTTTTTTGTTCCGTTTAATAAATAGTAATCACCTTTATCAATTGCAGTTGTTTTTTGAGAAGTTGCATCAGAACCTGCTTCTGGTTCAGACAAACAAAAAGCTCCAATAACATCTCCTTTTGCTAAAGGTACTAAGTATTTTTGTTTTTGATCTTCATTACAATATTTTTCAATTCCAGCACAAACTAGTGAATTATTAACAGACATAATAACAGCCGCAGAAGCATCTACTTTAGCTATTTCTTCCATCGCTAATACATAAGAAACACTATCTAAACCAGAACCTCCATATTTAGGATCTACCATCATTCCTAAAAATCCTAGTTCAGCCATTTTTTTAACTTGCTCTGTTGGAAAAATAGAATGTTCATCTCTTTCAATAACTCCTGGTTGTAATTCAGTCATAGCAAAGTCTTTAGCTGCTTGCTGAATCATTAATTGCTCTTCTGTTAATTTAAAGTCCATATTGTATAAATAAAGTTCGTGTATTATTATAAAAAGTCCCCAAATGTACTTATTTATTAGCAATTTTTCAATAACAATTTGTAATTTTAACCCATGTTTAAAGATAAATACAACGTTATAGGTGTAATGTCGGGCACTTCATTAGATGGAGTCGATTTAGTATATACTACACTCTCTTTTTCAAACAAATGGAGTTATAAAGTTCATTATTCGGAAACCATTCCTTATACTGAATATTGGCATTCTACTTTATCAAAATCAGTGCATCTAGAAAAAGTAGCGCTTTTAAAATTGGATGAAGAATACACAAATGAATTAGCAAAAATAATTTCTGATTTTATAAACAAAAACAACATTACGGCTATTGATGCAATTTGTTCACATGGTCATACCGTTTTGCACGAACCGCAAAACAATTACACTTTACAAATTGGAAATTTAAACAAAATAGCAACTTTACTAAACGAAACTGTAGTTTGCGATTTTAGAGTTCAAGATGTTCAATTCGACGGACAAGGTGCTCCTTTGGTACCAATTGGTGACCGATTACTATTTTCTGAATACGACTACTGCTTAAATCTTGGCGGATTCTCAAATATTTCATTTGAAGAAGACAAAAAAAGAATTGCTTTTGACATATCTCCTGTAAATACCGTACTCAATCTTTACGCTAACAAACTAAACTTAGCCTATGATAATAAAGGGCAAATTGCAAAAAAAGGAAACATTAACGTCCCCTTATTAGACGAACTAAACAATCTTAGCTTTTATAGTAAAAAACACCCAAAATCATTAGGTATAGAATTTGTCAATACGGAAGTTCTACCAATAATTAATCAATATAAAATAAAAACGGAAGACATCTTACGAACTTTCACCGAACATGTAGCCATTCAAATTAGTAATGTAATAAAAAAAGAAAAATCATCACTTTTAGTTACCGGTGGTGGAGCATATCATGATTTTTTAATTGCCAGAATAAAGCACTTCTTACCTAACACTAGTATAATTATTCCAGATGGAATAATTATAGAATTTAAAGAAGCGCTGGTTTTCGCATTACTTGGAGTATTAAAATTACGCAATGAAAACAACACTTTATGTTCCGTAACTGGTGCCAAACAAGACCATAGTTCAGGAAATATTTTCATTCCTTAAAATTATATTACTGACAATCAATACTTTTCATTATTTAACAATTTGTTATATCTTAATTTAAAACTTTGAAATACACTTAATTAATAAGATTATGTATATTTGTAAAATTCAAAACAACCATTTTAAATGAAAGATTTATTAAAAAAATTCGAGAATAAAGAACCCGAAATAGTATTTAATTGGAAAGACCCAGAAACTGAAGCAGAAGGATGGACAGTGATTAACTCACTTCGTGGAGGCGCAGCTGGTGGAGGAACAAGAATGCGTAAAGGACTTGACATGAACGAAGTTCTTTCTCTTGCAAAAACTATGGAGGTTAAATTCTCAGTTTCCGGACCAGCAATTGGTGGTGCAAAATCTGGTATTAATTTTGACCCGAATGACCCACGTAAAAAAGGAGTTCTTGAAAGATGGTACAAAGCAGTATCTCCATTATTAAAAAATTATTATGGAACTGGTGGAGATTTAAATGTTGATGAAATTCACGAAGTAATCCCAATGACAGAAGACTGTGGAGTATGGCATCCTCAAGAAGGTGTATTTAATGGTCATTTTAAACCAACAGAAGCAGATAAAATCAACAGAATTGGACAATTACGTCAAGGTGTAATTAAAGTAATAGAAAATCCAAACTTTTCTCCAGACGTAAACAGAAAGTATACTGTAGCAGACATGATTACAGGATATGGAGTTGCAGAAGCTGTTCGTCATTACTATGACATCTATGGTGGAAACGTGAAAGGTAAAAAAGCAATTGTACAAGGGTTTGGAAATGTTGGCTCTGCTGCTGCTTTTTATTTAGCCGAAATGGGTGCTAAAATAGTAGGAATTATAGATAGAGATGGCGGTCTTATCAACGAAAACGGCTTTACTTTCGAAGAAATAACTGACCTATTCTTAAACAAAGATGGAAACAAACTTGTTGCGAAAGACATGATTCCTTTTGAAGAGATTAATGCTAAAATATGGACAATAGACGCTCAAATTTTTGCTCCTTGTGCTGCATCTAGATTAGTACAAAAAAGTCAGATCGACGAAATGATTGCATCTGGACTTGAAGTTATTTCATGCGGTGCAAACGTTCCTTTTGCAGATAAAGAAATTTTCTTTGGATCGATCATGGAAGAAACTGATTCTAAAGTAAGTTTAATACCAGATTTCATTTCAAATTGTGGAATGGCTAGAGTATTTGCTTATTTCATGGAGAAAAAAGTACAAATGACAGATGAATCTATTTTCTCTGACACTTCAAACATTATCAAAACAGCTATTCAAAAAACTTACGACTTGAATACTGAAAAACAAAACATTAGTGCTAGAGCATTTGAAATTGCTTTAAAACAACTTATCAAATAACACGTATTAACCCGATGGAAATTTTATTAATTATCATATTCGTTCTTGGTTATTTAGCGATAGCCATGGAACATTCATTAAAAATCGACAAATTAATCCCTGCACTTGCAATGATGGCTCTTCTTTGGGCAATTATAGCAGTTACACACATGGATGTATTTGAAATTATCCCTGGAATAGGAAAAGAGAAACACCATGTTGAAGGAGTACTACTCCATCATCTTGGGAAAACTGCCGAAATACTTGTTTTCTTAATGGGAGCAATGACAATTGTAGAAATTATTGATTATTTTGATGGTTTTTCAACAATTAAAAGTTTTATAAAAACGACAAACAAATCAAGACTACTTTGGTTATTTACATCTTTAGCATTTGTACTATCTGCAATTATAGACAATTTAACAGCAACGATTGTTTTACTTACAATTCTTCAAAAAATTATTAAAGACAGAGATACACGCCTTTGGTTTGCAGGTCTTATAGTAATCGCTGCAAATGCAGGTGGAGCATGGTCTCCAATTGGTGATGTAACAACAACAATGTTATGGATTGCAAATAAAGTATCTGCTTCACAATTAGTAATACATGTTTTAATACCTTCTATTTTGTGTTTTGCAGTTCCAACACTAATCGCTTCAAGAATGTCTGTTTTCAAAGGATACATTGAAGCTGATACCTCAGACGAAAAACCTAAATCAAAATTTAGTGCAACAATGTTCTATATGGGATTAGGAGCAATACTTTTTGTGCCTATCTTTAAAACAGCTACACATTTACCTCCTTATGTTGGAATGATGCTATCTCTTGCAGTTGTTGCCGCTTTTGCAGAATATTTTAGTAACACTAAATTCTCAATGGGAGAAGCAACATCAGACAGTGGACACCATAGTCCAGTCCATAAATCACTTTCTAAAATCGAAATGCCTAGTATTTTGTTTTTCTTAGGTATTTTAATGGCTGTAGCTGCACTAGAGTCACTTGGAATGTTATTTGATTTTGCAGGTGTACTAGAAAACACAATGCCTAAATTAGGTACAGAATTAGAATCTACTAAACTTTCAGATTTAGTTGTACTTCTTCTTGGTGCTGGTTCTGCTGTAATCGACAATGTACCATTGGTAGCAGCAAGTATCGGAATGTTCTCAATGGGTATGGACGAACCTGCTTGGCACTTTATAGCATATGCTGCTGGAACAGGTGGTAGTATTTTAATTATAGGATCAGCTGCAGGAGTTGTTGCAATGGGAATGGAAAAAATTGATTTCTTCTGGTATTTCAAAAAAATAGGCTGGCTAGCTTTTGTTGGATTCATAGCAGGTAGTATCGGTTTCATTCTTTTAAGAAACCTAGTACTAAATGTAGTCCACTAATAAACAATTTTTTAAACAAATAGTCGTTATATAATAAAATTAAAGTATGGGTATATTTCTTCAAGCAGATAGCTTAGCTATCGCTAATCAAGTTTTAACAGAAGACGCGCAACCAGCAGAACAAACACTTTCAATTTGGGAATTGTTAACTAGTGGTGGTATTGGTGGTCAGGCAATCATTTTAGTTTTATTCATATTATTATTTTTAGCACTTTTTCTTTATTTTGAAAGACTAATGGCTATAAATAAAGCTAGCAAAATAGATTCTAGCTTTATGAATAACATAAAAATGAACATCATGTCTGGAAAAATTGACTCAGCTAAAATGCTTTGCGCACAAACTGATTCACCTGTTGCAAGACTGATTGAAAAAGGAATTTCTAGAATTGGGAAACCGCTTGAAGACATAAATACTGCAATAGAGAACGCTGGTAACTTAGAACTATACAAGCTAGAAAAAAACACTAGTATGTTAGCTACCATTTCTGGTGCTGGACCAATGATTGGCTTCTTAGGAACTGTACTTGGTATGATTCTTGCTTTTCATAAAATGGCAAGTGGAGGTGGACAAATTGAAGTAGGCTCTCTTGCAGAAGGAATCTACACAGCAATGACTACAACAGTCGTTGGGCTTATAGTTGGTATTGTTGCCTATATGGGATACAATCACTTAGTTGTTAAAACCAACAAAGTAGTTAACCAGATGGAAGGAAATGTAGTTGAGTTTTTAGATCTATTAAATGAACCAGTATAATGAAGTTAGGCAAAAATAAAAATAAAGTATCTACAGAATTCAACATGTCATCCATGACTGATATTGTATTCTTATTATTGATATTCTTTATGCTTACTTCTACTATGGTTACAACTAATGCTCTCGATTTAGTTTTACCTAAAGGAAAAGGAAAAACAGACAGCAACAAAAGCATTTCCGTAAGTATAGATCAAGACCTAGTATTTTATATTGACAAAGATAAAATTGACGAATTACAACTTGAAACACAATTACTGGCTTTGATGGCGAACGCTGAAAACAAAGCAATTGTATTAAGAGCTGAAAAATCCGTACCACATGAAAAAGTAGTATACGTTATGGATATTGCTTACAGAAATGGTATTAAAATGGTGGTAGCAGTTAGTCCAAAATAAAAATAAAACAATGAAATTATTAGAAACTCCAGAAGAAAAAAAATCATTTGTAATATCAAGTGTAATACTTCTAGTTATATTACTCATTTGTATTTTCTTTGGATTAACTTCATTAAACCCACCACCTGAAAACGGTATAGCAATAAATTTTGGAACAAGTGATGTAGGCCAAGGAGAAATCCAGCCTACAGAACCTGTCCAATCTGCACCACAAAATTCACAGTCTCAACCAGAGACAACACAAGACGAAGATATTCTTACTGACGACAACGAATCACCTGTTGTTGTGCAACCTAAAAAAACACCTACAAAGCCAAAAGAACCTACAGAAACAAAACCCGTAACTAAACCAACACCCAAACCATCACAACAAACCAATAGCGCCTTAAACAGCATATTAAACGGACAACCTACTGAAGGGTCTGCACAAGGCGGACATGGTGATGACGGACTTGCTGGCGATAAAGGTGATCCTAATGGTAGTATTTATGCGAATAGCTTCTATGGAAATGGCACTGGAAACGGGACAGGTTCTGGAAACGGTACAGGTTGGGGATTAGCTGGTCGTAAATTATCTGGCAACACAAAAAAAGTACAAGATTGTAACGAATCTGGAACTGTAGTTGTTAAAATATGGGTAAACAGAAGCGGAAATGTTATTCGAGCAGAACGCTCACAAGGAACAACAAACACTAATCCATGTCTTGTAAAACCCGCACTAGAAACTGCCAAAACTTTCAAATGGCAACCTGATTCTAATGCCCCAGAAACTCAAATTGGATTTGTAGTTATCAACTTCAAATTAGGAGAATAATTTATACATGATGCCTTATGAATTACAAAGAAACAACTGAATGGCTTTTCAGTCAACTTCCTATGTTTCAAAACCAAGGAGCAATAGCTTATAAAAATGATTTATCTAATATTACACTGTTAGATGATCATTTAAACAATCCTCACAAAAATTTCAAAACCATTCACGTAGCGGGAACTAACGGAAAAGGCTCCACATCGTCATTATTAGCATCCGTACTACAAGAATCTGGGCTAAAGGTCGGATTATACACTTCTCCACACTTAAAAGACTTCAGAGAACGTATAAAAATAAACAGCGAATTCATTTCTGAAAAGTTTGTAATTGATTTTGTAGCTAACAACAAATCGTTTTTCGAATCTAACAGCCTTAGTTTTTTTGAAATGACAGTAGGAATGGCTTTTCAGTACTTCGCATCAGAGAAAGTAGATATCGCTGTTATTGAAGCAGGAATGGGAGGAAGATTAGACGCTACAAACATTATTACACCGTTATTAAGCGTAATAACAAACATCGGATTAGACCACACACAGTTCTTAGGAAATACACTTGAAGAAATTGCATTCGAAAAAGGCGGCATCATAAAAGAAACTACA is a genomic window of Flavobacterium jumunjinense containing:
- the arfB gene encoding alternative ribosome rescue aminoacyl-tRNA hydrolase ArfB, translated to MNKEIILSELKFKAVRSSGAGGQNVNKVSSKVVLSFDMMNSSGLSEKEKEYLNEKIANRFTLEGILILNCDEDRSQIKNKELIIKRFLNLITNGLKKTKIRRATKVPKSVKERRIKQKKNTGLIKQSRRKPEI
- a CDS encoding TonB-dependent receptor; the encoded protein is MKNLFNTRKTKNLLSFFLVLISTLLFAQEQKQDSTKVTQLDEVLVSAVRANSKQPVSFTNMSKSEIAKRNLGQDIPMLLNYLPSVVTTTDAGNGVGYTGIRVRGSDATRINITINGIPYNDSESHGTYWVNMPDFASSLQSIQLQRGVGTSTNGSGAFGASLNMLTDLAAENANGEISNSFGSFNTRKHTVKFSTGKINNGFELSGRLSNIHSDGYIDRASSDLKSYFLQAAYFEGTTLIKALAFGGTERTYQSWNGIDRETFNSNPTFNSAGMYTDEFGNTRYYDNETDNYQQDHYQLHWNEKWSENWNSNLAIHYTKGKGYYENYKEDEDFSDYNLQPVLGQTSTDLIRQKWLDNDFYGTTFSTNYNKDNFDFILGGAWNKYEGDHFGKVIWARYASTSELDDKYYNDYGTKTDGNLFAKASYELPFGLSLFGDLQYRTVNYKANGVQTNLVDDTFNFFNPKAGLTYKISNKQSVFFSYARANREPNRTDYKNGTPKPEQLDDFELGWKFNSSKAKLNINTYFMSYKDQLVLTGELDNVGAPIRSNSGDSYRIGLEVEATVMLSKNWIIAPNFTLSKNKNIDFYTDASGTLENIGNTDIAYSPEVIIGNQLIFNGFKNFQIGLLSKFVGKQYLNNTNDKRGVLADYFVNDFNLIYTLPMTKLAKELIFTVNANNIFNKKYASNAADYGGGYVYFYPQAGANIMAGLTIKF
- a CDS encoding acyl-CoA dehydrogenase is translated as MDFKLTEEQLMIQQAAKDFAMTELQPGVIERDEHSIFPTEQVKKMAELGFLGMMVDPKYGGSGLDSVSYVLAMEEIAKVDASAAVIMSVNNSLVCAGIEKYCNEDQKQKYLVPLAKGDVIGAFCLSEPEAGSDATSQKTTAIDKGDYYLLNGTKNWITNGGTASTYIVIAQTDVEKGHKGINAFLVEKGWEGFSIGPKEKKMGIRGSDTHSLMFNDVKVPKENRIGEDGFGFAFAMATLNGGRIGIASQALGIAQGAYELALKYAQERVAFKKPIFQHQVIAFKLADMHVQITAARLLCMKAATEKDNGEDISHSGAMAKLFASETAMNTTIEAVQIHGGNGYVSEYHVERMMRDAKITQIYEGTSEIQRIVISRGLLQ
- a CDS encoding anhydro-N-acetylmuramic acid kinase, yielding MFKDKYNVIGVMSGTSLDGVDLVYTTLSFSNKWSYKVHYSETIPYTEYWHSTLSKSVHLEKVALLKLDEEYTNELAKIISDFINKNNITAIDAICSHGHTVLHEPQNNYTLQIGNLNKIATLLNETVVCDFRVQDVQFDGQGAPLVPIGDRLLFSEYDYCLNLGGFSNISFEEDKKRIAFDISPVNTVLNLYANKLNLAYDNKGQIAKKGNINVPLLDELNNLSFYSKKHPKSLGIEFVNTEVLPIINQYKIKTEDILRTFTEHVAIQISNVIKKEKSSLLVTGGGAYHDFLIARIKHFLPNTSIIIPDGIIIEFKEALVFALLGVLKLRNENNTLCSVTGAKQDHSSGNIFIP
- a CDS encoding Glu/Leu/Phe/Val dehydrogenase dimerization domain-containing protein; protein product: MKDLLKKFENKEPEIVFNWKDPETEAEGWTVINSLRGGAAGGGTRMRKGLDMNEVLSLAKTMEVKFSVSGPAIGGAKSGINFDPNDPRKKGVLERWYKAVSPLLKNYYGTGGDLNVDEIHEVIPMTEDCGVWHPQEGVFNGHFKPTEADKINRIGQLRQGVIKVIENPNFSPDVNRKYTVADMITGYGVAEAVRHYYDIYGGNVKGKKAIVQGFGNVGSAAAFYLAEMGAKIVGIIDRDGGLINENGFTFEEITDLFLNKDGNKLVAKDMIPFEEINAKIWTIDAQIFAPCAASRLVQKSQIDEMIASGLEVISCGANVPFADKEIFFGSIMEETDSKVSLIPDFISNCGMARVFAYFMEKKVQMTDESIFSDTSNIIKTAIQKTYDLNTEKQNISARAFEIALKQLIK
- the nhaD gene encoding sodium:proton antiporter NhaD; its protein translation is MEILLIIIFVLGYLAIAMEHSLKIDKLIPALAMMALLWAIIAVTHMDVFEIIPGIGKEKHHVEGVLLHHLGKTAEILVFLMGAMTIVEIIDYFDGFSTIKSFIKTTNKSRLLWLFTSLAFVLSAIIDNLTATIVLLTILQKIIKDRDTRLWFAGLIVIAANAGGAWSPIGDVTTTMLWIANKVSASQLVIHVLIPSILCFAVPTLIASRMSVFKGYIEADTSDEKPKSKFSATMFYMGLGAILFVPIFKTATHLPPYVGMMLSLAVVAAFAEYFSNTKFSMGEATSDSGHHSPVHKSLSKIEMPSILFFLGILMAVAALESLGMLFDFAGVLENTMPKLGTELESTKLSDLVVLLLGAGSAVIDNVPLVAASIGMFSMGMDEPAWHFIAYAAGTGGSILIIGSAAGVVAMGMEKIDFFWYFKKIGWLAFVGFIAGSIGFILLRNLVLNVVH
- a CDS encoding MotA/TolQ/ExbB proton channel family protein; protein product: MGIFLQADSLAIANQVLTEDAQPAEQTLSIWELLTSGGIGGQAIILVLFILLFLALFLYFERLMAINKASKIDSSFMNNIKMNIMSGKIDSAKMLCAQTDSPVARLIEKGISRIGKPLEDINTAIENAGNLELYKLEKNTSMLATISGAGPMIGFLGTVLGMILAFHKMASGGGQIEVGSLAEGIYTAMTTTVVGLIVGIVAYMGYNHLVVKTNKVVNQMEGNVVEFLDLLNEPV
- a CDS encoding ExbD/TolR family protein encodes the protein MKLGKNKNKVSTEFNMSSMTDIVFLLLIFFMLTSTMVTTNALDLVLPKGKGKTDSNKSISVSIDQDLVFYIDKDKIDELQLETQLLALMANAENKAIVLRAEKSVPHEKVVYVMDIAYRNGIKMVVAVSPK
- a CDS encoding energy transducer TonB, producing MKLLETPEEKKSFVISSVILLVILLICIFFGLTSLNPPPENGIAINFGTSDVGQGEIQPTEPVQSAPQNSQSQPETTQDEDILTDDNESPVVVQPKKTPTKPKEPTETKPVTKPTPKPSQQTNSALNSILNGQPTEGSAQGGHGDDGLAGDKGDPNGSIYANSFYGNGTGNGTGSGNGTGWGLAGRKLSGNTKKVQDCNESGTVVVKIWVNRSGNVIRAERSQGTTNTNPCLVKPALETAKTFKWQPDSNAPETQIGFVVINFKLGE